GGGTCTCAAATATCTACAAAAAACTGTTAGCTTATAGGAAGCTGAGTTTTAGCACATCATGCTTCAAATgtgttgaaaataataaaacactgtACGAGTAATATGAGAAAGTCAATGTGGatgtaaaagctttttttttttcatcattttttttttttttatatatatttccttGAATCAAGTCAATCCGAATGAAACTTCTTCACCTCCAAGTGTTTAGTTATTAGCCTTACTCTCATTAAGCTTTTGAAAACACAAACGCCTCTAAGTCTGTCTCTTCTTGTTATTTTTGAAGCACATTTGAGTCAGTTGATATAAGTGATCAGTGTGTCCAACGAATTTCTCctctatttaactcattcaaacccaaaaaacgttcaaatacgtttttaatactttgttcttcattcccaaaaacgtatttataagtaaaataataataataataatttaatgcaaaagcatacagaaggctttgatacagcttctgacatgaagaggtggcttaaaggaATGGAAGTTattaaaaaacggccagcaggtggcagcaacaagctctttttgacagtgtttgcAACAGGAATGTAAATAACGATGaaatgtagctatattctaatgctaattgctgcaaaactttttttcctgatgaaagaagagactctaatcgttcttttggtaggttccatgtttttatagcaatagaacacaatattctgttggcctcgcaaaatccagtaaaacatcagcaaagtgagttgctttagtgaaaatggctgggagtgaatgagtttttacaACCTGCatgatttccctttttttttccaaccagtGAGGACGCCATGGAGTACTCCAAAGAGTTTGTCACCTCTGTAGTGTTAGGAAAAGATCTGGTACCGAGGTATGTCCTTCACATGTACATTGTAAATGCACCCCTTAGAATCATGAACTTGTCACAAAGTCATCTGTTGATTTTGTCTTTTAGACTTGGCCTGTCTCAACTGGAGGGTTTCCGTCGCCATTTGCTAGAAGTTTTACAGAAAAGTAATAAGCCAAAGGTACGCCTCTCCTTGTATCATTTCTACAGGACGTTAAATGTAACATTGAGTTTCTATTTCACTTACTATGTGATGTTCAGAAGCCCAAAAAATGCAGTACAATATTCCACAAAGCtgagatatttatttatttatttttgctacagTGGAGGATCATTGTGGGAGGCACCAAATGCATCCCAAAATCGGAGCTTCCacttgaggaggaggaagatccTCCGCCTCAGCAAGCAGCACCCCCAAGTAGTCGCCTTTGGCTCCACCCCAGTGACCTCAGCATCGCCCTCTCAGCCTCGACCCCCCTCTACCCTCCCGGCCGGATCATCCACGTGGTGCACAACCACCCGCCAGAGACCTGGTGAGAAGGCTGACTTCAGAGCCGGATGCTTCTTTAGTTTGCGTCAGAATTACGGCCACCCACGTTTTTTTCACTCCATTCCTCCAAACTGGTGGTAAACCACCACTGCGAGTTGTTTACCAGACAATCCAACGTGTATTTAAGAAGACAGTATGAGGTTTTTACTGGTCCTTTGCTGCATACTTTACTGCATTTATAGTTCTACATTTTGCCACAAATAGATGTAGTTTTGTTTCTACTATtatgacacccccccccaaGTGAACTGTAGTTTGTCACACTCTCATATGGTTTGCTTTATTAATACCTCCCCTATATGGGCTGGGAAAACAATAAGGTGGATGGTAAATCAATGAACCAATGTGTTTACTTTGtcttattgataaaaaaaaaaaagtttctatctCACTCTCTCGTAGCTGTGGTCAGGAAGAGCCAACTTACTCAGCTCTTTGGGGGGACAACAAGGCCTTCAACGAAGTCATCATCTCGCCTGCCATGCTCAATGAGCACATGCCTCTCATGGTGATGGAGGGTCTAAACAAGGTCTGTTTTCGTCAAGTGCATGCTGATTGTTTTGGCTTCACTGACATGGTGCTGGGATGTCATTGTTAGAATGATCAAATTCTTGAGTGAAGCGAGTTTATATGATATGTAGCAATGTAAATACCACTTTGAGGTTAGTTATTAATTAACGTACTAATGGTATTATTACTAGGGATGTCACGGtatccaaacatcacacacgatattgtggggatgTTGGCGaaacaaaaaaggtcacaatattgtaaaaaaaaattgctcatactaaaaaaaacacacacactactgtgcttttgtacattagagcaatgcatataaaccacctacaatcatacaataataataacacttaatattgaggcacttacttgctaatgcacgcacataacgagttcctccacatattggcTCGGTTCATAAGCATatcacgttccccttcatctgaccaatagcgtggattttaaacatagaagggccaaaacatgccgtaTGGAAATTAAACTTGACTTTTTCAAAAGATGTTCTGCTTTtgatatcgtgacatgacgacgacgatatattgtggcagttttaatatcgtgatataacGACATTGCCATTATCGCTACATCCCTAATTattactagggctgggtttaaaaaatcaaatatcaaTATCCAATTGATTTTCTATTTTGAGCCTGACTTTGAttaataaaaccatgaatcaattattttaatatctctttttcccataaattcattgaaaaatacaattttaaaggcctttttttaaatatatatcttactgttttcttgcaatttactgttcacatggatttaaaagcatttccatacttttatgaaagacctgacttagtgcactttaagacaattcatcCATATATCCATTTTGTCAATCGCTGaccctcacaagggtcgcgggcggcactgaagcctatcccagctggtttttgggcagtaggcggggtacaccctgaactggttgccagcgacttgcagggcacacagagccGAACaatcatccacactcacaatcacacctatggacaatttggagtgttcaattaacctgccatgcatgtctttggaatgtgggaggaaaccggagtacccggagaaaacccacgcaagcacggggagaacatgctaaCTCCACCCAGGAACTTTAAggcaattcagaatatttttattttatatttacaattattgaatttgaatgatgaaaatattttcatctcatctttgctgatgtcaatgtttgtgtagcacttaagtgattataacacacgttactttcattaataaactaaatcagtTTATTGCCttagcaaaattttatttggagtgtttgtggagtttttctcatgtccttgatatttcaAAATAACTGATGTTCAGTAGGTAGCCAATATcagattgaactgaagtgaatcgaattggattggaaaaaatcaaattgaactgaactcaaaatcgaatcgattgaggaaattagaattgatacctAGCCCTAATTATTATCACTGTTcaaattttgaatgtacaaaaagACACAGCCTGATTTACTTAACTTGAACTGAATATCACATGCTGTTACATAGCCCAAGTTCAATctaatcattttcaaaatggataATTTCTGTTAAAGATGCATAGCTGACCGCAGTAAACAGCAAAAgagacaataaaataaatagtgaattatattttatataaaaaaacaaaaaactttaatGTTAGAGATTGAATTTCCCAGCAATAAATTGATAGTAATCAGGAACACACTGTATCACAGAGGGAGAAACAAACCTCACCATTCATTGGTATACCCCATAAATGTTGTTTCGGATTTCAGTTGAATTGAATGTGTGAATTATCCATCTTTAATCTTTATCTTTCCTATCATTTAATTTTCTTCACACAAGCATGGGTGCCCCTTCTTCTTTTCTGGTTGGTTCTATGGTGTCTTGTGGAAATATTGGACATGTTGTTCTGGTAGAAGGGTGttgaagtgtttgtttgtatgtgaaGAAACCACTTTGAGAATTGCCCGTATGCCTGCGGAGGTGACGGTTGGTTTGGGTGATGGTGCATCTGTATAAAGATGTATACTCCTATTGAAGTCTAGCACCTCTGATGTGTCCGCAGGTGCTGGAACCATGTTGTCCTCTGTCTGAGCAGGGGACTCTGGAAGTGGAGGTGCTTGAGGTCTCTCAGCCTACCAATGGCACCGCTGTGCACATAACCTCAAATACAGAATCCCACGCTAACAGTATTGCCCATGACAAGTCTTCCCCCACCTATAAAGACCTTTTTTGCAATGCATCCCTTACAGAGAGCGAACTGCCCTCTTTCCCTACCATCATTTCGTCTTCTTTTACGGATGCTCTTAATCCCTCTGACCCCCAGCCGGCAGCTCTTTCAGTTGCAGTCAATGTATGCTTTCCCCCACAAACCCAAACAGACCCACCTTACACCATCCTTTGTGTGGATGCAATTCCCACTCCTGAAATGTCACACATTAAGTCCCAAGAAGAGAACTACTATAAAGATAGGACATCATATAACACCTTACAACAAGAGGGGGTCTGCAGTTGAGAGATTGCATGGTGTTTAATGTTATGATCGGcctttttgcattttgttgatGATTGTGTTGAGCATTAAGAATTGTCTTGCGTCTGGCaacaatcatttaaactatCAGTGCATGTCAACACATACGGAGGaacacaaattaatttaaaaatgctaATCATTTGAATGAAACCATTTTTCCTCATAACTCCAACACTGAAATTCCTCAGTGAGATTACATTTGAAGGGATCAAGATCTTTCTGTGAGACTTTAAAAGCCTTCATTGTGGCTCTTTTGCACATAGAAAGTTGTGGCTGGAGGCAACAACAAGTCCAGGCAAGGTCCCCAGAGGAAGTCGAAAATCTTAGCTGCATTCCAGGGAGCAACTTGACTCTTATATACCAGTTACTGAAATGAGTGCACCACATCAAGCTAATTGAGAGAGTAAACCTAAATTGGGATTTGTTTTTGCACCCTTTGTGACCCAAAATCCACGTTGAGCATTTTGTTCCTTTCTGTGCCTCTGCACGTTTGCTCAAGTGCTGTGACATGGAACTCCCCCACTTCTTCCCGCTAACACATTTTCTTTGTGTTCACAAAGCTGCCATGGTGATGCCTTCCGCACTGACTGCgccttcttcctcttctcttttttcCTAAGACATATTCCTCCTTTCCTTGCAGGAAGCTGAACATTTCTCAGCATTTTGAAAATTAGGAGTAAAGAGCACATTTATCATTATTGTTTATGCTGCTACCGCTGAGTCATTACATtatgtcctgtttttttgatttgaaacaGTGGGAGCCATTTTTAAACAGAAGAAAGGATGGTCTATTCTAGCATGAATGTTTGATAATTCTGTCGTCATGTGCATATAATTTATTGAAGTGTATATAGCTGAACAGATTGCAGATTCATGAATCAAGTTGTCACCTTAATTTTGTCTGCTTTCAGACCGTCACTGTGCTTTTTTATATTTCTAACTGCCAAATATCTGTAGGTTATCACTTGCAGAGGCAGTCTTGCATGAGCAAAACCCAGCAATGTATAATGattctgtatttatttgcaaacaTGCTCCTTGACTGATATATTACCTCCTCACTGAACATTTCAAATTCAAGcctttatttacattctttttcagtatgttttgttattttgttgtcaCATTTGCAtgtccactctttttttttttaagcataatgtGCCTCTAGTATGTGTTTGAACTCATTAAAGCTAaccacaaatgtgtgtgtaattGTTGTACTCATGTGATTGTCTGTTTTGTCAGTTGTTTCCATACACTGCAATCATATGGACTGCCGTTCCCTCAAATACTGTAGGACTTGTGTGAATCTTCCTCAGGCATCCATGACTCCACTGTGGGTGTTTAATGTCAGTTGGAGTAGGTGTAAGCTCACCTTTAGCTCGCACTTACATTTATCTCAACCACTATGTACTATCACGACAGATGTTTTACAGTATCTGCGGTTAAATATAGCAATAATGTATATACAAACTGTTTAAACTGTAAATCGTACACTGATTTTACTTTTAGTACTCATTTGTACAATAATTTGTAAGCTGTGTGTGTACTTAATCAAGGCTTATTGTGAAGAgatgaataattaattttaacaatacattttaaCGGGTCATGTAGCTATTGTGCAGTTAGTTACTCAAAAATTAGTGTTGCTAATGTTTCTGTACACTTCCATCATGTGTCTATGTTCCTCCTTCCTTTTCTCTGACAGTATTTCATTTTGATGCTCAAGCTGCAGAATTTCTAGCATCCACCTAGTCACGTGTATACCTCTGTGTTTGCGACAGGTCCTGGAGAACTACAACAAAGGAAAAACGGCTTTGCTGTCAGCAGCCAAGATCATGGTGAGCCCGACAGAAGTGGACTTGAACCCTGAGAGTGTGTTCGTGGCTGCATCTGCAGCAGCGCAGCAGCAGCCGATGCCCACAACCCACCATCGCAGGAATAGTAGTGTTCGGTCAGTATTCAGCACCATTTTGGATGTGTTGTGGTCCAACCTTTTGTATGTGAACTAAAATAGCAGATGTACCTCAAAAGTCTTTGAATGTTGACTCGGTATTTAAATCATTTGCTGTGACACTAAAGAGGGCTGATTttggaaaatgtaaacattgtaaATCTCTAGTTTTCTGCCAAATTCGATATTAATGTGTTTGTGAGTGAGCCATTTTCCACTTCCACAATGCTGTTACTAACAGTGGTGCCGATTAACATAAACCTTTTAAATTGTAGGGGGAAAATATGTCTCCTTTATTTCATTGATCATTGTTTTAATGCAATTGACAAAACATAATTGTGAAAGGTCTCACAgctgacaacacacacaaaaatacaaataggagctaaaaatatatctaaaacCAAAGCGGGCTCtttgtgtacatttttgacAATCGCATACCATATACAATAACTCATTTTCAAACCAGCATTACTACTGCTACTAAtttttattcttgttttctCAAACTTGTAATTCCTGTCTGTTTTGTTTGGgtaacaaaaaagacaaaaaacattgtTACGGTAAGGAAAGCATGTGTTCACTAACTCTTCGTAATGTACACCATTCTCTcatgcacgcatgcacactGTCTCACCACAGAGCAGTTCCAACGTACGGTAGTATTCAGTTCTCGCCACGCCCCCTCTGGTTCAGTCCCTGTCCAAAGTCTGTGTTCTGATAGAAGTAGTTGATGTTACTTTTCCTGCTTTAGAGGTACCCACCGCCACCAGGATGTTGACCTCCCACTCTCCTGTCAGTGTTTCTCCTTGGTGCTTACTTAAGATTAAGTATGGAAACTTGCCATATGGACACAAGTATTGAGACAATTTACTATTTTACCAACAGGAAGTGAAATGGAAATATCAAGTTTGTACAATAGCATGTAGGAATTTCTATCCATCTAGAAAATCATAGGTGAGGTCAGTAAGAGGGCCTGGCTTACAATCTCTTCTATTTCTTCATAGTCACTCAAAGAGCCTTTGTTGGAAGCATAGAAAAGGCATAAactttcttaaaggggaagttaaaaaaagaatcttGACAATATAATCTATGCAGCCCCaaatctggttaatattgtgttagtggattatgagttaagcagtaaaatccagcagttgTATCGATATCAGGCGgccgttttgccacttgctgtcgactgaagatgacatcatagttgctcaggcctcaggtaacaaccaaccacagctcggcttcagaaaacaggtaaactGTGATTAATCattgaaacctgagcaactgtgacgtcatcttcagtcgacagcgagtggcaaaatgcccgccccctcagatggataaaaacgtctgggTTTTGCTGCATcattcatattacacaaatataatattaatcagaatgtcatgtttagactagcgaggtcacatataacaaaatattgtcCCAAGACCTTTGTCCATATTGTATATGTTTACGCACAAACCATCACCCATTTTCCCTTCTTAATCCCTTCCCTAGTGTAGTgtagttattttattcatgctAATCGCTCCTTGTGAGTTCCGCTTCCCTGTCACTCCTATCCTTTTTCGTCCTCTCCTCTAGTTCCTGTGCCCAGTCTGAAATATCTCTGGATGGTTTCTCTGAGTGTCCTCCTCCTCCAGTACCTGTAGTGTTGCGTGGAGCCCGGGAGCGCCTGACTGTGGAGCTTAGGGACCGCAAAGCTCCACTGGCGGTCATGGAAAGCCTGTCAGACGCCGAATCGGTCTACAGCCTGGATTCCAGGCGCTCCTCTGCTGCACTTAGAGGGTCTCCGATGCTTAGTAGCCTCCCGTTCCCTTTGGATGCCCCGATTCCTGAAGAGAATCCGTCTCTCAGTTCTCGCACTGAACTACTGGCAGCTGACTGCCTCTGCCAGGCCACACCAGAACACCTGGGCGAGATTGGGCCTTTCTTTACGCCATTGGACCCTGTATCTAATCCGGAGTACTCCATGCAGCTTTCTCCAGCCACACCTCGCTACAGTGGACATTATTCCCCTCAGCCTTTCAACGCAGAGCCTGTTTACGCTGAAATTCCCGCTGATGTGGAACAGATGCCAGGTGTCTACAGCCCAGGTAGCACTCCCGACGCGCCCCGCAGTCCGCAAATTGCATCTAGAGCGATGGATGGAGACAAAGAACAGTGGGAGTTTAGCACGGAGACAAGGCGGGAAACTTCCCCTCCGCCGCCCCAGCTATCAAATGGAAACCCCAGCCGAACAGTGCTGGAATTTGCCCAGTACTTGGATTCTCTATTTAGACTAGATGGCAGCCACTCCCCTCCGATGGATCTATCTGATGGGGAGTCAGAGTCGGGACGCGGCTCGCTTGGGCATGTGGAGTGTTTGGGAGACGAAGCGGATGACAAACAGCTTCTGGCCAGGGCAACATTGGAGCCGAACCTGGTCCCCAAGCCCCCACGCACTTTTGCTGGATCTGCTGACCCCTCTTCTGGCATCTCTTTGTCACCTTCCTTCCCTCTCTCATCATCTGAGGAACTCAATGACCTTTCACCTGGTGAGGGTGCCCCACCGGCCATTGACTCACTACGAACATCTATCCCTATCCACTGTCCTGAGGAGAACACTCTGTCCTCAATGGTGTAGTCCACTTCAACTAAATGTTTACTCCAAATGAAGTGATGCAGTCAtcctaaatataaaaaaacaacatatcacAGTATGTGCATGCGATGGAATGTAGTCACTCATCAGAGAACTAAGGACAGAGCTTGACTTACCAACTCACAAATAATTTCCATTCTTCAGGTGTCCTGCCCCCACTTAAAGGATGTTTAATAGCATTTTCGCACTATTGCAATGTCTACAAAGAAGATACCTCTCTGCATGCCAGGGGGCTGTGCTGCTTTTGGGTGGAAATGAACAACTGTAGCTTCACAAATACCGTTCCAAGACAATGTTGTGAAACATTTCAGCATATGTTCATCCCCTGACTTTACGAAAGAGCGAGTCGTTTACTTAGCAGGGATTCAGAAGCTAACACTGTAGAAGAAGCTAGTTTGCATAGGCACATCATCTTG
This portion of the Vanacampus margaritifer isolate UIUO_Vmar chromosome 4, RoL_Vmar_1.0, whole genome shotgun sequence genome encodes:
- the dagla gene encoding diacylglycerol lipase-alpha isoform X1 — translated: MPGMVMFRRRWSVGSDDLVLPALFLFLLHCIWLVVLSVVLFGLPYGSDQSCSITLVDHGRGYMGILVSCLICESAIMWLSMRGSILYTQPREAVQYVIYIRLAILLVELVYAVVGIAWLVQYYQPCSDVTAKNLALGIVACNWLVIFSVCITLMCTFDPTGRTFVKLKATRRRQRNLTTYTLRHRLEEGQASSWSRRLKFFMCCTRAQDTQSDAYSEVASLFAEFFRDLDIVPSDIIAGLVLLRQTQRSKRSSILDQANNDILAFLSGMPVTRNTRYLDLKNSTEMGMYKDVCYYMLFALAAYGWPMYLMRKPACGLCRLVSTCPCTSMSGSRLSQSVTVEEDNCCGCNVLAIRRQFLDRDLKQVHIVYTSCHDAVYETPFFVAVDHEKKKVVISIRGTLSLKDALTDLSGDSERLPVEEQHGTWLGHKGMVYSAEYIKKKLEQEMILSQAFGRDLIKGTMHYGLVIVGHSLGAGTAAILSFLLRPQYPTLHCYSYSPPGGLLSEDAMEYSKEFVTSVVLGKDLVPRLGLSQLEGFRRHLLEVLQKSNKPKWRIIVGGTKCIPKSELPLEEEEDPPPQQAAPPSSRLWLHPSDLSIALSASTPLYPPGRIIHVVHNHPPETCCGQEEPTYSALWGDNKAFNEVIISPAMLNEHMPLMVMEGLNKVLENYNKGKTALLSAAKIMVSPTEVDLNPESVFVAASAAAQQQPMPTTHHRRNSSVRQKTLLRSCAQSEISLDGFSECPPPPVPVVLRGARERLTVELRDRKAPLAVMESLSDAESVYSLDSRRSSAALRGSPMLSSLPFPLDAPIPEENPSLSSRTELLAADCLCQATPEHLGEIGPFFTPLDPVSNPEYSMQLSPATPRYSGHYSPQPFNAEPVYAEIPADVEQMPGVYSPGSTPDAPRSPQIASRAMDGDKEQWEFSTETRRETSPPPPQLSNGNPSRTVLEFAQYLDSLFRLDGSHSPPMDLSDGESESGRGSLGHVECLGDEADDKQLLARATLEPNLVPKPPRTFAGSADPSSGISLSPSFPLSSSEELNDLSPGEGAPPAIDSLRTSIPIHCPEENTLSSMV
- the dagla gene encoding diacylglycerol lipase-alpha isoform X2; amino-acid sequence: MPGMVMFRRRWSVGSDDLVLPALFLFLLHCIWLVVLSVVLFGLPYGSDQSCSITLVDHGRGYMGILVSCLICESAIMWLSMRGSILYTQPREAVQYVIYIRLAILLVELVYAVVGIAWLVQYYQPCSDVTAKNLALGIVACNWLVIFSVCITLMCTFDPTGRTFVKLKATRRRQRNLTTYTLRHRLEEGQASSWSRRLKFFMCCTRAQDTQSDAYSEVASLFAEFFRDLDIVPSDIIAGLVLLRQTQRSKRSSILDQANNDILAFLSGMPVTRNTRYLDLKNSTEMGMYKDVCYYMLFALAAYGWPMYLMRKPACGLCRLVSTCPCTSMSGSRLSQSVTVEEDNCCGCNVLAIRRQFLDRDLKQVHIVYTSCHDAVYETPFFVAVDHEKKKVVISIRGTLSLKDALTDLSGDSERLPVEEQHGTWLGHKGMVYSAEYIKKKLEQEMILSQAFGRDLIKGTMHYGLVIVGHSLGAGTAAILSFLLRPQYPTLHCYSYSPPGGLLSEDAMEYSKEFVTSVVLGKDLVPRLGLSQLEGFRRHLLEVLQKSNKPKWRIIVGGTKCIPKSELPLEEEEDPPPQQAAPPSSRLWLHPSDLSIALSASTPLYPPGRIIHVVHNHPPETCCGQEEPTYSALWGDNKAFNEVIISPAMLNEHMPLMVMEGLNKVLENYNKGKTALLSAAKIMVSPTEVDLNPESVFVAASAAAQQQPMPTTHHRRNSSVRSCAQSEISLDGFSECPPPPVPVVLRGARERLTVELRDRKAPLAVMESLSDAESVYSLDSRRSSAALRGSPMLSSLPFPLDAPIPEENPSLSSRTELLAADCLCQATPEHLGEIGPFFTPLDPVSNPEYSMQLSPATPRYSGHYSPQPFNAEPVYAEIPADVEQMPGVYSPGSTPDAPRSPQIASRAMDGDKEQWEFSTETRRETSPPPPQLSNGNPSRTVLEFAQYLDSLFRLDGSHSPPMDLSDGESESGRGSLGHVECLGDEADDKQLLARATLEPNLVPKPPRTFAGSADPSSGISLSPSFPLSSSEELNDLSPGEGAPPAIDSLRTSIPIHCPEENTLSSMV